The Streptomyces durmitorensis genome contains the following window.
CGGGCGACCGTGACGTGTTCCGGCAGTTTCAGAGTCTTCACCATCGAGTCGATGATCCGCTCGTTGGCCTGATGCGGAATGAAGACATCCAGGTCGTCCGCGGTGATCCCGGCCGCGTCCAGCGCCTGCTGGGCGACCTTTGCCATCTCGAACACGGCCCAGCGGAAGACCGCCTGGCCCTCCTGCGTGATCGCAGGGAACTTGATGTTGCCCTCGCTGTCGAGCGGCAGCTTCGAGACATCGCCGACGTGGAACTCGTTCCACGCCACGGTCTGCTTGATGGTCTCGGACTTGTCGCCCTCGCTGCCCCAGACGGTGGGGCCGATGTGCGGCTCCTTGGACGGGCCGACGATCACGGCGCCCGCGCCGTCGCCGAACAGGAAGGCCGTCGCGCGGTCCTCCAGGTCGGTGAGGTCGCTCAGCCGCTCGACGCCGATGACCAGGACGTACTCCGCGGAACCGTCGACGATCATGCCCTTGGCGAGGGTCAGGCCGTAGCCGAACCCCGCGCAGCCGGCGGAGATGTCGAACGCGGCGGGCTTGCCCGCGCCGATCTTGTCCGCGATCTCGGTCGCGATGGCGGGGGTCTGCTTGAAGTGCGAGACGGTCGACACGACGACCGCGCCGATCTGCTCCGGAGTGATGCCCGCGTCGGCGATCGCCTTGCCGGACGCCTCGACGGACATCGCGGCCACGGTCTCCTCGTCGGAGGCCCAGTGGCGGGTCGCGATGCCGGAGCGGGAGCGGATCCACTCGTCGGACGAGTCGATCGTCTCGAGGATCACCTCGTTGGGCACGACACGGGTCGGGCGGTAGCCGCCGACACCCATGATGCGCGCGTACGGGGCGCCCTTACTGGGCTTGATCTTCGACATGCTCTCCTGGCTCCTTCTCAGGCACCCGCCGCGTCGGCGGCGGATGCGGTGTCGGCGATGAGCTCAGATGCGGCTTCGAGATCGTCGGGTGTCTTGAGGGCCACCGTCCGGACGCCGGGCAGAGCGCGCTTGGCGAGACCGGTCAGCGTGCCACCGGGGCACAGCTCGATCATCGCCGTGGCGCCCAGTTCCTTGAACGTCTCCATGCACAGGTCCCAGCGCACCGGGTTGGCCACCTGGCCGACCAGGCGGGACAGGACGTCCGAGCCGGTCGTCAGGGCCTGGCCGTCGCGGTTCGAGACGTACGTCAGCTCCGGGTCGGCCGGGTCGAGGGCCTTGGCGGCCTCTTCGAGCGTGGCGACCGCGGGAGCCATGTGGTGCGTGTGGAACGCGCCGGCCACCTTCAACGGTACGACGCGGCGGACGCCTTCGGGCTTGTCCTCGGCGAGCGCCGCGATCTGCTCCGCGGTGCCCGCGGCGACGATCTGCCCCGCGCCGTTCACGTTCGCCGGCGTCAGGCCGAGCTTCTCCAGGTGCGGGACGGTGATCTCGGGGTCGCCGCCGAGCAGCGCCGCCATGCCGGTCTCCGTGATCGCCGCGGCGTCGGCCATGGCCAGACCCCGGGTGCGGACGAGGCGGAGCGCGGCGTCGTCGCTGAGCACACCGGCATACACGGCCGCGGTGATCTCGCCGACGCTGTGTCCCGCGACCGCGCCGGGCTTGTTCGCTGCCAGGGCGTCACCGAGTGCCGCGGCGGAGAGCAGACCGGCGGCCACAAGGAGCGGCTGGGCCACGGCGGTGTCGCGGATCTCGTCCGCGTCGGCCTGCGTGCCGTAGTGGGCGAGGTCGAGGCCGATGGCGTCCGACCACGCCCCGAGGCGGTCGGCCGCGCCGGGGAGTTCGAGCCAGGGAGTCAGGAAGCCGGGCGTCTGAGCGCCTTGGCCGGGAGCGACGAGTACGAGCACTCTCACACTCTCTCTTGTGGACGGTGCAAGCCGCCCGTGGGGACAGGGACGAAGAACCGCTGGGGGAATTGTAGGGGCTCGACAAAATCCTACGGTTGGAGATCCCCGTCGGCCAGACGCCCCAGGATCAGCGCGATCCGCAGCGTGAATGCGGAGCGTACGTCCGATGGCGACCAGCCGGTGACGTCAGTCACACGTCGCAGCCGGTAGCGCACGGTGTTGGGGTGCACGAAGAGCATCCGGGCGGCGCCTTCGAGGCTGCTGGCCTGTTCCAGATAGACGCTGAGAGTCTCCAGGAGCGCGGAGCCCGCTTCCTCCAGTGGTCTGTAGATCTCCTCCACCAACTGGTCGCGCGCGGCCGGATCGCTCGCGATCGCGCGCTCCGGCAGGAGATCGTCCGCGAGGACGGGACGCGGAGCGTCCTGCCAGGCGGCGCACGCCTTGAGTCCGGCGGCCGCGGCCTGCGCGGACCGGGTGGCGGCGAGCAGGTCGGGGACGATGGGTCCGGCGACGACGGGACCGGCCGCGTACGGACCGATCAGACCCTTCGCGACCTGCAGCGGATTGTCGCTGCCGCCCGCGATGACGACCAGGCGGTCGCCGAGCACCCCGGTCAGGACCTGGAGCTTGGCGTGCCGGGCGGCGCGGCGGATGGCTTCGACGGTGAGCTCGCTGTCGCCGTCGGGCGCGGTGCCCAGGACGACACAGACGTGCTCGGGGGAGTTCCAGCCGAGCGCGGCGGCCCGGCTCACCGCGCCTTCGTCGGCCTCCCCGGAGAGCACGGCGTTCACGACGAGCGATTCCAGACGGGCGTCCCAGGCACCGCGTGCCTCGGCGGCCTGCGCGTAGACCTGCGCGGTGGCGAAGGCGATCTCGCGGGCGTACACGAGGAGCGCCTCGCGGAGGATGGACTCGTCTCCGGGGGCCGCGATCTCGTCGACCGCGGACTCCATCACCTCGATCGTCGTACGCACCATCTCGACGGTCTGGCGCAGGGTGATCGCCCTGGTCAGCTCGCGCGGGGCGGTGCCGAAGACGTCGGTGGAGATGGCCTGGGGAGCGTCGGGATGGCGGAACCACTCGGTGAAGGCGGCGATGCCGGCCTGCGCCACCAGGCCGATCCAGGAGCGGTTCTCCGGAGGCATCGCCCGGTACCAGGACAGCGTCTCGTCCATGCGCGCGATGGCCTGCGCCGCGAGGCTGCCGGCCGACTGCTCCAGGCGCTTCAGCGTGGCTGAGTGCGCGTGGGCCTTCCGGTGCGCGTCCTGACGGGCGGCCTCCTCGTGGCGCGCGGCTTCCTCGTGGGCTGCCTGATGGGCGTCCGGGCGGGCTTCGTTCGCAGAGGGTTCGGGCACGGGGACAAGACTGCCTTATCGGGACGGGGGCGTGCGGTGCCGGGTCTAACGTGGGGTGTGTGATTGATGTACGGCGCTCCGGCGATCGGTACCGCGGCGGGGAGCCCGGTGCCGGTATCGAGACCTTCCACGCCTTCTCCTTCGGGCCGCACTACGACCCGGACAACCTCCGCTTCGGCGCGGTCCTGGCCTGCAACGAAGAGCGTCTCGCACCCGGCGCGGGCTTCGACGAACACCCGCACAGCCACACCGAGATCGTGACCTGGGTGGCGCAGGGCGAGCTGACCCACCGCGACTCGGCCGGGCACGCTTCGGTCGTGGGCCCCGGGGACGTCCAGCACCTGAGCGCGGCCGGCGGTGTCCGCCATGTGGAACGCAACGACGGCGATGCCCCCTTGGTCTTCGTCCAGATGTGGCTGTCCCCCCTGAAGCCCGGCGGAGAACCGTCCTACGAGGTGGTCCACGGCATCGCGGACTCGACTCCGTACGCGGTCCCCGCGGCGGGCGCGCTCCTGCACGTCCGCCGCCTCGGCGCGGGCGAGCGCACCGCGATCCCGGACGCACCCTTCGCGTACGTCCACGTGGTACGTGGTGAAGTGCGCCTGGGCGGCGAGCAGTTGGCCGCGGGGGACGCGGCCCGGATCACGGCTGCGGAGGGCCTGGAGGCGGTGGCCACGGAGGAGGGCGCGGCGGAGATGCTGGTGTGGGAGATGGCGGAGGGCTGAGGGAAGCGGCACCCCGCTGTGGGCAGTCGTGCCGCTGGGGCGGCACGGGTGGGCACAGCGGCGGCACCCCGCCACCGCCGGGCTGCGGAGATGCTCCTTGCGGTATCCGTGCTGCGGGGTGCGACGCGAGGCCGGGGCCCGCGAGGCCACCGAGAACGCCGCCTCAGAGCTCGGCGAGCACCGCGTCCGTGAACGGAGGCCACGCCTCGACGGCCCACGGCCCGAACGCCCGATCCGCCAGAGCGACACACGCCGCCCCCGCGTCGGGATCGACCCAGAGGAACGTCCCGGCCTGCCCGAAGTGCCCGAACGTCCGAGGCGACGACGAACTCCCCGTCCAGTGCGGCGACTTGGAGTCCCGAATCTCGAACCCGAGACCCCAGTCGTTGGGACTCTGATGCCCGTACCCGGGAAGCACACCCTTGAGCCCCGGATGCACCACGGACATCGCCTCCGCCACCGTCCGCGGATCGAGCAACCGTGGCGCCTGCACCTCGGCGGCGAACTTCACCAGGTCATCGACCGTGGAGACCCCGTCCTTGGCGGGCGAAGCGCCCCCGTCGAGCGAGGTGGCCCCCATCCCCAACGGCTCGAGCACGGCCTGCCGCAGATACTCCCCGAAGGGAATGTCCGTCGCCTTGGCGACATGATCCCCGAGCACCTCGAACCCCGCGTTCGAGTACAGCCGCCGCGTCCCGGCAGGTGCCGTCACCCGGTGCTCGTCGAACGCAAGGCCGCTGGTGTGCGCAAGGAGGTGCCGCACGGTCGACCCCTCGGGCCCGGCGGGCTCATCGAGCTCGACGGCCCCCTCTTCGTACGCCACGAGCACCGCGTACGCCGCCAGCGGCTTGGTCACCGAAGCGAGCGCGAAACGGTGCGCGGTGGGTCCGTGCGTCCCGACGACCGTGCCGTCCGCGCGGACGACGGCGGCGGCAGCGGTGGGGACCGGCCAGTTCTCGATCAACGCCAGGCTCTGCATACGTACGAGCCTAAGCGCCCTACAGGCTCAACCGCATCGAGGGGTCGGGCTTGCGGACGAAGCCGAGCGAGGCGTACAACGGCTCCGCCTCCGCCGACGCATTGAGATCGACGCTCCCCGCACCACGCTCCCGGAACCAGTCAAGGAGTACCTCCATACAGGCCCGCGCATACCCCCGCCGCCGCTGATCCGGATCGGTGGCGACGCTGAACACGCACCCCGTGGCGCCCCGCGGATTGCCCGCCCGCCCGATGCGGTACTCCAGCGTCCCCACCACCAGCGCCGCGAGCTTCCCGGGCCGACCGGGCCGGTCGACGACGAAGGCGGCGAAATCACCCTCCGGATCGGCCAGTTTGTCCCGCAGGACCTGAAGGGACTCGGCATGCCAGCTGGTGTCGGACTCCGTGGCGGCCGCCGAGCCGGTGGCGAACACCGAGTCGATCATCACCTGCCGCAGCCTGATCAGTTCCTCGACATCGTCTGGCGTGGCACGACGCACAACACTCATGATCGGCACCGTAGTCACCACACGAAGCAGCGTCCTCCGATTTTCCCAGGGTTTGCTTCCGTCACATACTTCCTCCCGGATTTCCTCCCGGTTCTGCTTGCTTAGAGCGCACTCCAAGGTTCTAGCGTGGTGGTCATGACGGTGATGGAGACCGAGACCGCCCGCACACAGGCCCCCTCACAGGCCGCAACCGCAGCGCCCGCCGGTGTCGCCGGTACCGCGAGTACCCCTGGCGTTGCCGAGAGCGTCGACAGCACCGACAGCACCGACAGTGCCGACAGTGCCGACAGTGCCGACACCAAGGCGGATGCCTGCGCCTCGGCACCCACCGCGCACCCCCGCCCGAGCGGGCAGGACCACTACACGATCAGCGAGGTCGTCGCCTTCATCGGCCTGACCGCACACACCCTGCGCTGGTACGAGCGGATCGGCCTGATGCCCCACATCGACCGCTCCCACACGGGCCAGCGCCGCTACCGCAACCGCGATCTGGACTGGCTCACCTTCGTCGGCAAGCTCCGCCTGACCGGCATGCCGGTGGCGGACATGGTCCGCTACGCCGAGCTGGTGCGCGAGGGCGATCACACCTTCACCGAGCGCCACGAACTCCTTGAACAGACCCGCCGCGACGTCCGCACCCGCATATCGGAGCTCCAGGACACGCTCGCCGTGCTCGACTACAAGATCAACTTTTACGCTGACGCCCGCCCGGCGTCGGAGAGGCTCTGAAACCGATGACCGCAGAGACGCCGAAGACCCCCCAGACCCCCGAGCCGGCTGCGACGACCGGCACAGCGGGCACCGCGGGCACAGCCGGTACGACCCCTGCCCCGATCGCGAAGGTGCAGCTCGGGACGGACGGCCCGGAGGTCGGCGTCCAGGGACTCGGCTGCATGGGCATGAGCTTCGCCTACGGCCCCACCGACGCCGATGAGGCCCGGGCGACCCTGGAGCGAGCCCTCGAACTGGGCGTCACCTTCTACGACACCGCCGACGCCTACGCCGCCGGTGAGAACGAGAAGTTCCTCTCTCCCTTCCTCAAGGCACACCGTGACGAGGTCGTGCTCGCCACCAAGTTCGCCCTGGCCGTCGACCCGAACGACTCGACCAAGCGGATCATCAACAACGACCCCGCGTACATCCGCGCCTGCATCGACGCCAGCCTCCAACGCCTCGGCGTGGACGTCATCGACCTCTACTACATGCACCGCCGCAGCCCGGGGGTGCCGATCGAGGAAACCGTCGGCGTGATGGCCGAGCTGGTCGCCGCGGGCAAGGTCAAGCACCTCGGCCTCAGCGAGGTCACCGGCCCCGAACTCCGCGCCGCCCAAGCCGTCCACCCCATCGCCGCCCTCCAGTCGGAGTGGTCGCTCTTCAGCCGTGACATCGAGCAGGGCGTGGTCCCCGCCGCCGCCGAACTCGGTGTCGCCCTCGTCCCCTACTCCCCGCTCGGCCGCGGCTTCCTCACCGGCTCGTTCGTCAGCGCCGACAAGGAGCTCGGCGAGGGCGACTTCCGACGCCAGCAGCCCCGCTTCACCGGCGACAACGCCGCCGCCAACGCCGCCCTCCTCGAGCCCGTCCGTACTGTCGCCGAAGCCCATGGAGCGAGCCTGGGCCAGGTCGCCCTCGCCTGGGTCCAACAGCAGGCCCAGGCCCACGGACTGGCCGTCGTCCCCATCCCCGGCACCCGCAAGCGCAACCGCGTCGAGGAGAACACCGCGGCCACCCGCCTCGAACTCACCTCCTCCGAACTGGCCCTGCTGGACCCCATCGCCGCCCAGGTCGCAGGCGACCGCTACGCCGACATGACCTTCACTTCGGCGGGCCGCGAGTAACGAGTAGCGAGTAGGGAGGAACGAGCAGAGGACTGCCGGCTCGCTCCGCAGGGTGGGGCGGGGGGGGCGTGGGGGCGTGGGGCCATGGGGGAGGCGCCCACACGCTTCCGCTGTTCACGCCAGCCCCAGCTGTTCACGCCAGCCCCAGCGCGAAGACCGCGAACCCCGCCGCCAGGAGGCTGGTGAGTGCCCGGCGCGCATACGTGGCCCGCTTCCACGGAGCCTCGAAGCCGCGGGTGTAGCGGCCTATCAGCAGCAGGAGCGCCCCGAAGACCGGAAGCCAGGCGATCCGGGCGGCTATCCAGCCCCAGGTGTCAGGGCCCGCCGTCAACCCGGGCACCGTGCCGCCGAGGAACGAGCCGGGCACGGCCGCTGCGAGCATCGCCGTCTGGTGCCAGCACAGGATCGTCATCGCCGACAGGTTGATCACGACGACCGGTGCCCACAGGGCTGGCCTGCGCAGCAACTTGCCGATCCGCTCGCGCAACAGGATCGCCGCACCGCTCTGCGCGGCGGCCAGCGCCAGGACCAGCAGCGACGGGGGATGCGAATTCGTCCGCGCCTCACCCGGGACGCCGACCATCGACGCCGGATAGTGGAGGACGAGCAGCAGTGCGGCGAAGAGGGCCGTCCCTCCGACGAGCAGCAGCCACGCACCGCGCCTGCTCAGCTTCTTCTCGCCCCAGCTGACGCCCAGTTGATAGGCGAACATCCAGCCGGGCAGCAGATTCAACAGGCTCAGCCAGGACGGCATGGTGTCCCCGAACGGGCCGTAGCGCAGGAAGTCGACGACGGCGACCGAGCCGAGCAGCGGCGCCGCGGCCCAGGCACCGAGTCGCTCGGCCGCCCTGATACACCATGGGGTGAGCGCGGTGATCACCGCATAGATCCCGACGAACCACAGCGGCTGTATCACCAGCGTGGACCCCGTGCGCAGTGTCGTGCCCGGCACCCCCATCGCGTACAGCACAGGGATCAACGCGGCCCAGACGGCGGTCACCCCGAGGACCGGACGACCGAGTCGCGCCACCCGCCCGCGAAGCCAACGCCCCGTGGACTCGCCGCGCGCCGCCGCCCGGCGATACGAAAGGACGGAGGCATAGCCGCCGACCAGGAAGAAGATGCCGAGCATCTGCAGCACCCAGCTCAGCGGCGCGAAGAATCCGAACGAAGCCAGGGGACTGGCATTGTGTAGCGCGCCGCCCGCATCGAGGGTGAATCCGCCGAGCAGCCAGTGTCCGGTCGGCACGGCGAGCAGGGCGAGCGCACGCAGCCCGTCTATGGCCCGGTCGCGATGTGCGGGTGTCTTGGCGTCGATCGCCGACGCCGTGCTGCGCAGGGTGGTCAGCGGGGTGAGGCTCATGGCCGCTCTCCGATCGGGCGGGCGTCGGCGGCAGGCGCAGCCAGGGCGGTGCCGTTGTCCGGTGTGCCGTGGGCAGTGGGCTCCGCGATGGAGGCGAAGGCCTTGAGGGAATCCGTCCCCGGGGCGAAGTAGCCGGTGTGGCCCTCGGCTCGCTCCGCGGGAACCCGTCGGGCGCCGAATGCGGGGTCGGCCGGGTCCTCGCCATGGCCGAGGCCGAACAGCTCGACGTTCGGCACGTCACCGATCCAGTCGCTGTCGTCCTTGGCCGCCCAGACGCGGGCGGAGGTGTGCAGATCGGCCACGCTGTCCGCACGCATGCCGGGGGAGCCGAGCACCACCAGGTCGGACGCCGTCAGTTGTGGAGCCGCCAAGCCGCACACCACGGAGCCGTAGCTGTGGCAGAACACCGCGGGGCGTGGGGTGCCTGAGGCTGTCAGGCCCTGCACAAACCGGGCGAGTCGGGGCGCGCCGGCCTGCGCGAGCCGTCCCGTCGCGGCGTCGGGGCCGAGGCCGACCGGAGTGGTGTATCCGACCCAGGCCACCACGGCTGTGTCGTTGCCCGCCGCGGCGTGCAGGGAGCGTGCCATCCCGGCCGGTGTGCCGTACTCGTCGGTCGAGCGGTCGAAGGTGCTCAGATCTATGTCGGATCCCGGCACGACAACGGATACGTGCTTGGCGCCCGTCAAGTCCCCGTATACCGCAGCCACTTGTCCTCTGCCGCGCGGATCGAAGGCGAGTATCTGGCGATCGGGTGCGAGGAGCTGTTCGTAACGCGTGACGAGAGAGCGGGCCCGCTCGTGGTCCTGCAGGGTGAGGCTCGGGTCGCTCAGGCGGGCCCGCTCGCGGGCGCGCTCGGCTTTCAGGGAAAGGGAGTTGGCCTCGAACCGCAGGGCGGTCGGGGCGCCGTCCAGATTGCCGACGACCGAGGGGTGCCGGGTGGCCAGGCTGTGCTGCTGCGCCTCGCTCAACGAGTCGAAGAACGCGGCGACTCGGGCGGGGGAGGCGGTCGCCGGATCCGGCAGCCGAACCCCCCACGTATGGTCCGCGCGCCAGGCCTGCGTGCCCGGTGGCGGGCCCGTGAGCGGCTGCTGTTCGTTGCCGACGGCCCAACCGGCCGTGCCGGCCACGATCGTCGTCGTGAGCGCCGCGGCGATCAGCGTCCGCTTGCTGCGGGTCTTCCAGCTCCTGCGGGCTTTCCAAGAACGAAGGCGCATGGCCCGTCTCCCTCCCCATCTCGTGGCACGCTCCGGCGTGACGAGGGGAAAAGTAGGGAGACGGTGCCCGGCGGCACCTCACACTGGGGAGCCAACTCGCAGGTGATACCGGGGTATGTGGACCTCATACCGCGGTATAGGAGTGAGGGATTGAGCGAGGGGTCTACTGCTCTCCGGGCGTGATCAGACCGGACTCGTAGGCGAAGATCACGGCCTGTGCGCGGTCCCGCAGGTCCAACTTGGAGAGGACCTTGCCGATGTGGGTCTTCACCGTCTGCTCGGCGAGTACCAGGTGCTCGGCGATCTCCTGGTTGGAGAGGCCGCGTGCGATGAGCACCAATACCTCGGTCTCACGCGGGGTCAGGCCGTTCAGCCGCAGCGACTGGTCATTGCGTGGCCGCTGCTTGGCGAAGTCCGTGATCAGGCGGCGCGTCACCGACGGAGCGAGCAGCGCGTCGCCCGCCGCCACCACGCGTACCGCCGAGATCAGATCGGCGGGCGGGGCGTCCTTGAGGAGAAAGCCCGAGGCTCCGGCGCGCAGCGCCTCGTACACATAGTCGTCCACGTCGAAGGTGGTGAGCATCAGGACCTTCGGCACGTGCACCACCCCGGGCGGTGGGTCCAACAGG
Protein-coding sequences here:
- a CDS encoding pirin family protein, whose product is MIDVRRSGDRYRGGEPGAGIETFHAFSFGPHYDPDNLRFGAVLACNEERLAPGAGFDEHPHSHTEIVTWVAQGELTHRDSAGHASVVGPGDVQHLSAAGGVRHVERNDGDAPLVFVQMWLSPLKPGGEPSYEVVHGIADSTPYAVPAAGALLHVRRLGAGERTAIPDAPFAYVHVVRGEVRLGGEQLAAGDAARITAAEGLEAVATEEGAAEMLVWEMAEG
- a CDS encoding acyltransferase family protein, which translates into the protein MSLTPLTTLRSTASAIDAKTPAHRDRAIDGLRALALLAVPTGHWLLGGFTLDAGGALHNASPLASFGFFAPLSWVLQMLGIFFLVGGYASVLSYRRAAARGESTGRWLRGRVARLGRPVLGVTAVWAALIPVLYAMGVPGTTLRTGSTLVIQPLWFVGIYAVITALTPWCIRAAERLGAWAAAPLLGSVAVVDFLRYGPFGDTMPSWLSLLNLLPGWMFAYQLGVSWGEKKLSRRGAWLLLVGGTALFAALLLVLHYPASMVGVPGEARTNSHPPSLLVLALAAAQSGAAILLRERIGKLLRRPALWAPVVVINLSAMTILCWHQTAMLAAAVPGSFLGGTVPGLTAGPDTWGWIAARIAWLPVFGALLLLIGRYTRGFEAPWKRATYARRALTSLLAAGFAVFALGLA
- a CDS encoding alpha/beta hydrolase, encoding MRLRSWKARRSWKTRSKRTLIAAALTTTIVAGTAGWAVGNEQQPLTGPPPGTQAWRADHTWGVRLPDPATASPARVAAFFDSLSEAQQHSLATRHPSVVGNLDGAPTALRFEANSLSLKAERARERARLSDPSLTLQDHERARSLVTRYEQLLAPDRQILAFDPRGRGQVAAVYGDLTGAKHVSVVVPGSDIDLSTFDRSTDEYGTPAGMARSLHAAAGNDTAVVAWVGYTTPVGLGPDAATGRLAQAGAPRLARFVQGLTASGTPRPAVFCHSYGSVVCGLAAPQLTASDLVVLGSPGMRADSVADLHTSARVWAAKDDSDWIGDVPNVELFGLGHGEDPADPAFGARRVPAERAEGHTGYFAPGTDSLKAFASIAEPTAHGTPDNGTALAAPAADARPIGERP
- a CDS encoding MerR family transcriptional regulator, whose product is MTVMETETARTQAPSQAATAAPAGVAGTASTPGVAESVDSTDSTDSADSADSADTKADACASAPTAHPRPSGQDHYTISEVVAFIGLTAHTLRWYERIGLMPHIDRSHTGQRRYRNRDLDWLTFVGKLRLTGMPVADMVRYAELVREGDHTFTERHELLEQTRRDVRTRISELQDTLAVLDYKINFYADARPASERL
- a CDS encoding GNAT family N-acetyltransferase, encoding MSVVRRATPDDVEELIRLRQVMIDSVFATGSAAATESDTSWHAESLQVLRDKLADPEGDFAAFVVDRPGRPGKLAALVVGTLEYRIGRAGNPRGATGCVFSVATDPDQRRRGYARACMEVLLDWFRERGAGSVDLNASAEAEPLYASLGFVRKPDPSMRLSL
- a CDS encoding serine hydrolase domain-containing protein yields the protein MQSLALIENWPVPTAAAAVVRADGTVVGTHGPTAHRFALASVTKPLAAYAVLVAYEEGAVELDEPAGPEGSTVRHLLAHTSGLAFDEHRVTAPAGTRRLYSNAGFEVLGDHVAKATDIPFGEYLRQAVLEPLGMGATSLDGGASPAKDGVSTVDDLVKFAAEVQAPRLLDPRTVAEAMSVVHPGLKGVLPGYGHQSPNDWGLGFEIRDSKSPHWTGSSSSPRTFGHFGQAGTFLWVDPDAGAACVALADRAFGPWAVEAWPPFTDAVLAEL
- a CDS encoding ACP S-malonyltransferase; the encoded protein is MLVLVAPGQGAQTPGFLTPWLELPGAADRLGAWSDAIGLDLAHYGTQADADEIRDTAVAQPLLVAAGLLSAAALGDALAANKPGAVAGHSVGEITAAVYAGVLSDDAALRLVRTRGLAMADAAAITETGMAALLGGDPEITVPHLEKLGLTPANVNGAGQIVAAGTAEQIAALAEDKPEGVRRVVPLKVAGAFHTHHMAPAVATLEEAAKALDPADPELTYVSNRDGQALTTGSDVLSRLVGQVANPVRWDLCMETFKELGATAMIELCPGGTLTGLAKRALPGVRTVALKTPDDLEAASELIADTASAADAAGA
- a CDS encoding ketoacyl-ACP synthase III — its product is MSKIKPSKGAPYARIMGVGGYRPTRVVPNEVILETIDSSDEWIRSRSGIATRHWASDEETVAAMSVEASGKAIADAGITPEQIGAVVVSTVSHFKQTPAIATEIADKIGAGKPAAFDISAGCAGFGYGLTLAKGMIVDGSAEYVLVIGVERLSDLTDLEDRATAFLFGDGAGAVIVGPSKEPHIGPTVWGSEGDKSETIKQTVAWNEFHVGDVSKLPLDSEGNIKFPAITQEGQAVFRWAVFEMAKVAQQALDAAGITADDLDVFIPHQANERIIDSMVKTLKLPEHVTVARDVRTTGNTSAASIPLAMERLLATGEAKSGDTALVIGFGAGLVYAATVVTLP
- the fasR gene encoding fatty acid biosynthesis transcriptional regulator FasR, which gives rise to MKRLEQSAGSLAAQAIARMDETLSWYRAMPPENRSWIGLVAQAGIAAFTEWFRHPDAPQAISTDVFGTAPRELTRAITLRQTVEMVRTTIEVMESAVDEIAAPGDESILREALLVYAREIAFATAQVYAQAAEARGAWDARLESLVVNAVLSGEADEGAVSRAAALGWNSPEHVCVVLGTAPDGDSELTVEAIRRAARHAKLQVLTGVLGDRLVVIAGGSDNPLQVAKGLIGPYAAGPVVAGPIVPDLLAATRSAQAAAAGLKACAAWQDAPRPVLADDLLPERAIASDPAARDQLVEEIYRPLEEAGSALLETLSVYLEQASSLEGAARMLFVHPNTVRYRLRRVTDVTGWSPSDVRSAFTLRIALILGRLADGDLQP
- a CDS encoding response regulator, with product MTIRVIIVDDQNMVRAGFAALLAAQSDIDVVGEAPNGKVGVDVSRKTHPDVVLMDVRMPEMDGLVAARALLDPPPGVVHVPKVLMLTTFDVDDYVYEALRAGASGFLLKDAPPADLISAVRVVAAGDALLAPSVTRRLITDFAKQRPRNDQSLRLNGLTPRETEVLVLIARGLSNQEIAEHLVLAEQTVKTHIGKVLSKLDLRDRAQAVIFAYESGLITPGEQ
- a CDS encoding aldo/keto reductase, with the translated sequence MGMSFAYGPTDADEARATLERALELGVTFYDTADAYAAGENEKFLSPFLKAHRDEVVLATKFALAVDPNDSTKRIINNDPAYIRACIDASLQRLGVDVIDLYYMHRRSPGVPIEETVGVMAELVAAGKVKHLGLSEVTGPELRAAQAVHPIAALQSEWSLFSRDIEQGVVPAAAELGVALVPYSPLGRGFLTGSFVSADKELGEGDFRRQQPRFTGDNAAANAALLEPVRTVAEAHGASLGQVALAWVQQQAQAHGLAVVPIPGTRKRNRVEENTAATRLELTSSELALLDPIAAQVAGDRYADMTFTSAGRE